From one Electrophorus electricus isolate fEleEle1 chromosome 20, fEleEle1.pri, whole genome shotgun sequence genomic stretch:
- the LOC113572485 gene encoding ADP-ribosylation factor 4-like isoform X2 — MGIVFSFIFSRLFGKKEIRLLMVGLDAAGKTTVLYKLKLGEIVTTIPTLVWDVGGQDIIRRLWKHYYPNTQGLIYVVDSSDCDRIEQASSELQNMLEEVELKDAVLLVLANKQDLPKAMPVQEMTERLGLRTMTGRTWYIQSTCAINGTGLYEGLDWLSEEVSKK, encoded by the exons ATGGGTATTGTATTCTCTTTCATATTTTCCCGTCTATTTGGGAAGAAGGAAATAAGATTACTTATGG TTGGTTTAGATGCAGCTGGAAAGACTACTGTCCTCTACAAACTCAAACTGGGTGAAATTGTCACAACAATTCCAACTCTTG TCTGGGATGTGGGTGGCCAGGATATTATCAGACGACTCTGGAAGCACTACTATCCGAATACCCAA GGCCTCATCTATGTGGTGGACAGCAGTGATTGTGATCGCATTGAGCAAGCTAGTTCAGAACTGCAGAATATG ctTGAGGAAGTTGAACTGAAGGACGCAGTTCTGCTGGTTCTTGCTAACAAGCAGGATTTACCCAAAGCTATGCCAGTCCAAGAGATGACCGAAAGATTAGGACTGCGTACAATGACAGGAAGAACT TGGTACATCCAGTCAACTTGTGCAATAAATGGAACAGGTTTATATGAAGGGTTGGACTGGCTGTCTGAAGAGGTCTCcaagaaataa
- the LOC113572485 gene encoding ADP-ribosylation factor 4-like isoform X1 codes for MGIVFSFIFSRLFGKKEIRLLMVGLDAAGKTTVLYKLKLGEIVTTIPTLGFNVETVEYKNISFTVWDVGGQDIIRRLWKHYYPNTQGLIYVVDSSDCDRIEQASSELQNMLEEVELKDAVLLVLANKQDLPKAMPVQEMTERLGLRTMTGRTWYIQSTCAINGTGLYEGLDWLSEEVSKK; via the exons ATGGGTATTGTATTCTCTTTCATATTTTCCCGTCTATTTGGGAAGAAGGAAATAAGATTACTTATGG TTGGTTTAGATGCAGCTGGAAAGACTACTGTCCTCTACAAACTCAAACTGGGTGAAATTGTCACAACAATTCCAACTCTTG GCTTTAATGTTGAGACAGTTGAGTACAAGAACATCTCTTTCACAGTCTGGGATGTGGGTGGCCAGGATATTATCAGACGACTCTGGAAGCACTACTATCCGAATACCCAA GGCCTCATCTATGTGGTGGACAGCAGTGATTGTGATCGCATTGAGCAAGCTAGTTCAGAACTGCAGAATATG ctTGAGGAAGTTGAACTGAAGGACGCAGTTCTGCTGGTTCTTGCTAACAAGCAGGATTTACCCAAAGCTATGCCAGTCCAAGAGATGACCGAAAGATTAGGACTGCGTACAATGACAGGAAGAACT TGGTACATCCAGTCAACTTGTGCAATAAATGGAACAGGTTTATATGAAGGGTTGGACTGGCTGTCTGAAGAGGTCTCcaagaaataa